Proteins co-encoded in one Ruegeria pomeroyi DSS-3 genomic window:
- a CDS encoding cupin domain-containing protein, with protein sequence MWRKLQSLCGFSPVVEITAEGQGLRVRAGAHVIRAVPGMESPGAWHSHDLDFQMVYVTKGWVVFEYEGQGEHLLRAGSCVLQPPGIKHRECRHSDDMELIEIISPAAFETRDETAP encoded by the coding sequence ATGTGGCGTAAGCTGCAGTCCCTGTGTGGTTTCTCCCCGGTGGTCGAAATAACCGCCGAAGGGCAGGGGCTGCGGGTGCGTGCAGGCGCCCATGTGATCCGCGCGGTTCCGGGTATGGAAAGCCCGGGCGCCTGGCACAGCCACGATCTCGATTTCCAGATGGTCTATGTCACCAAGGGCTGGGTCGTCTTCGAATACGAGGGGCAGGGCGAGCATCTGCTGCGCGCGGGGTCCTGCGTGTTGCAGCCGCCCGGCATCAAGCATCGCGAATGCCGCCATTCCGACGACATGGAGCTGATCGAGATCATCTCGCCCGCCGCATTCGAAACACGGGACGAGACTGCCCCATGA
- a CDS encoding multidrug effflux MFS transporter, producing the protein MQSPPAPSHRSPPALATLILLSGLSALGMNIFLPSLPNMTEYFQTDYRLMQLSVALYLAVNAAMQVVIGPLADKAGRRPVILWGLVLFLFVTLGCIYAPTVEVFLFFRMCQAVIAVAIVLSRAAVRDMYQQDEAASMLGWVTMGMAVVPMIGPALGGVLDQYFGWQANFWILFVLGVAALILTYVDFGETALKSGKTLIQQFREYPALLTSPRFWGYSLASGLSSGAFFAYLGGAPFVSTEVFGMEPARMGLFFGAPALGYFAGNFVSGAFSVRVGVDRMVLWGCLMNALGVTLSLVTLLAGFGSEYSFFGFMTLVGLGNGMAIPNATAGALSVRPHLAGSASGLNGAIMLGGGAALSAWAGALLSPETGAMPLLLLMLATALLGVVAIFSVIWRARRLGL; encoded by the coding sequence ATGCAGAGCCCGCCCGCCCCATCGCATCGCAGCCCGCCTGCGCTTGCCACGCTGATCCTGTTGTCGGGCCTCTCGGCCCTGGGCATGAACATCTTCCTGCCCAGCCTGCCCAACATGACCGAATATTTCCAGACCGATTACCGGCTGATGCAGCTTTCGGTCGCGCTGTATCTGGCGGTGAACGCGGCGATGCAGGTGGTGATCGGGCCGCTGGCGGACAAGGCCGGGCGTCGCCCCGTCATCCTGTGGGGGCTGGTCCTGTTCCTGTTCGTCACGTTGGGGTGCATCTATGCGCCCACGGTCGAGGTATTCCTGTTCTTTCGCATGTGCCAGGCGGTGATCGCGGTGGCCATCGTGCTCAGCCGCGCCGCGGTGCGCGACATGTACCAGCAGGACGAGGCCGCCTCGATGCTGGGCTGGGTGACCATGGGCATGGCGGTGGTGCCGATGATCGGCCCCGCGCTGGGCGGCGTGCTGGACCAGTATTTCGGCTGGCAGGCCAATTTCTGGATCCTGTTCGTGCTCGGGGTGGCGGCGCTCATTCTCACCTATGTCGATTTCGGAGAAACCGCGCTGAAAAGCGGCAAGACCCTGATTCAGCAGTTTCGCGAATATCCCGCCCTGCTGACCTCGCCCCGGTTCTGGGGTTATTCGCTGGCCAGCGGCCTGTCTTCGGGGGCGTTCTTTGCCTATCTGGGCGGCGCCCCCTTTGTCAGCACCGAGGTTTTCGGGATGGAGCCCGCGCGCATGGGCCTGTTCTTTGGCGCCCCGGCGCTGGGGTATTTCGCCGGCAACTTCGTCAGCGGCGCCTTTTCGGTCCGGGTCGGGGTCGACCGGATGGTGCTGTGGGGCTGCCTGATGAACGCGCTTGGCGTGACGCTGTCGCTGGTCACGCTGCTGGCCGGTTTTGGGTCGGAATACAGCTTCTTTGGGTTCATGACACTGGTTGGGCTGGGCAACGGCATGGCGATCCCCAATGCCACCGCCGGCGCGCTGTCGGTGCGCCCGCATCTGGCGGGCAGCGCCTCGGGGCTGAACGGCGCCATCATGCTGGGGGGCGGCGCCGCGCTGAGCGCCTGGGCCGGCGCCCTGCTGTCGCCTGAAACCGGCGCGATGCCGCTGTTGCTGCTGATGCTGGCCACCGCCCTCTTAGGGGTTGTCGCCATTTTCTCGGTGATCTGGCGGGCGCGTCGACTGGGCCTGTGA
- a CDS encoding DUF6497 family protein, whose protein sequence is MRGRGCLYVLALVAAFAAPARAQALLPVPSGQPVELADILLDDNPGELWIRFRFIAPKIGDQAGQIPYDVVAIDMEHLCTILAVPYVESRQITPARVIISMSDRPVAFGTSQPGSTQYFEAYRLRESRCIWEEF, encoded by the coding sequence TTGCGGGGCCGGGGTTGCCTCTATGTCCTGGCGCTTGTGGCCGCGTTTGCCGCGCCCGCACGGGCACAGGCGCTGCTGCCGGTGCCCTCGGGCCAGCCGGTCGAACTGGCCGATATCCTGCTGGATGACAATCCGGGAGAGCTGTGGATCCGTTTCCGCTTCATCGCGCCCAAGATCGGCGATCAGGCAGGGCAGATCCCCTATGACGTGGTGGCCATCGACATGGAGCATCTGTGCACCATCCTGGCGGTTCCCTATGTCGAAAGCCGCCAAATCACCCCAGCGCGCGTGATCATCTCGATGTCGGACCGCCCGGTCGCCTTTGGCACCTCGCAGCCCGGCTCTACACAATATTTTGAGGCCTACCGCCTCCGCGAGTCTCGCTGTATCTGGGAGGAGTTTTGA
- a CDS encoding DcaP family trimeric outer membrane transporter, which produces MVRRLDAISALALMAALGAASTATAGDAGSQAELDALRARVEALEAGRAAGANGDLNIGRTAIDIYGYAKADFFYDFDFVQGDTAFVNNIGEPANATDGTFGATVRQSRLGIRTSTETDIGTLGGQLEFDLFASGGRSELRLRHANIRIGDHWLIGQTWTNFMPIGHYPTSVEFNGPVGVTFARVPQVRYTHAFGKAVFSASIEENSARSDDPVVTAALEYNDDLFSARIAGLVGTVISGGTEVDQTGVTVSGALRPWHGGLFQATFVTGEALGPLLIGGGASAVGGVANDVDGFTVEFRQDVGEKWNFGIAYGNEEYDLGTSTGTLDFTELESIHVNAFYKPTDNLTLGAEYIFGERTTSTGASFEGDRVQLAVQLNF; this is translated from the coding sequence ATGGTGAGGAGACTTGACGCAATTTCGGCGCTGGCGCTGATGGCGGCTCTGGGGGCCGCCAGCACGGCGACCGCCGGAGACGCCGGCAGCCAGGCCGAGCTGGACGCGCTGCGCGCCCGGGTCGAGGCACTGGAGGCCGGACGTGCCGCCGGTGCCAATGGCGACCTGAACATCGGGCGCACCGCAATCGACATTTACGGATATGCCAAGGCCGATTTCTTCTACGATTTCGACTTTGTGCAGGGTGACACCGCATTCGTGAACAATATCGGCGAGCCTGCGAATGCCACCGACGGTACCTTTGGTGCCACCGTGCGCCAATCGCGCCTGGGCATCCGCACCAGCACCGAAACCGATATCGGCACCCTGGGCGGGCAGCTGGAGTTTGACCTGTTCGCCTCGGGCGGCCGGTCCGAACTGCGCCTGCGCCATGCCAATATCCGCATCGGCGATCACTGGCTGATCGGTCAGACCTGGACCAACTTCATGCCCATCGGCCATTACCCGACCAGTGTCGAGTTCAACGGTCCGGTCGGCGTGACCTTTGCCCGGGTGCCGCAGGTGCGTTACACCCATGCCTTCGGCAAGGCGGTGTTCAGCGCCTCGATCGAGGAAAACAGCGCCCGCTCGGATGATCCGGTCGTCACCGCCGCGCTGGAATACAATGACGATCTGTTCTCGGCCCGGATCGCGGGTCTGGTCGGCACCGTCATTTCCGGCGGCACCGAGGTCGATCAGACCGGCGTCACCGTGTCCGGTGCCCTGCGCCCCTGGCATGGCGGCCTGTTCCAGGCAACCTTTGTCACCGGTGAGGCACTGGGCCCGCTGCTGATCGGCGGTGGTGCCTCGGCGGTTGGCGGCGTGGCCAACGATGTCGACGGCTTCACCGTCGAATTCCGGCAGGATGTGGGCGAGAAGTGGAACTTCGGCATCGCCTATGGCAACGAAGAATACGACCTCGGGACCTCCACCGGCACGCTCGATTTCACCGAGCTTGAATCCATCCATGTCAACGCGTTCTACAAACCCACCGACAATCTGACGCTGGGTGCCGAATACATCTTTGGCGAACGCACCACCTCGACCGGCGCCAGCTTCGAAGGCGACCGGGTTCAGCTTGCGGTACAGCTGAACTTCTGA
- a CDS encoding acyl-CoA carboxylase subunit beta, whose amino-acid sequence MKDILSELETRREAARLGGGQKRIDAQHARGKLTARERIELLLDEDSFEEFDMFVSHRCTDFGMEKQRPAGDGVVTGWGTINGRMVYVFSQDFTVFGGSLSETHAQKICKIMDMAVQNGAPVIGINDSGGARIQEGVASLAGYAEVFQRNIMASGVVPQISVIMGPCAGGAVYSPAMTDFIFMVKDTSYMFVTGPDVVKTVTNEVVTAEELGGASTHTRKSSVADGAFENDVEALAEVRRLVDFLPLNNREKPPVRPFFDEPGRIEASLDTLVPENANTPYDMKELINKIADEGDFYEIQEDFAKNIITGFIRLEGQTVGVVANQPMILAGCLDIDSSRKAARFVRFCDCFEIPILTLVDVPGFLPGTSQEYGGVIKHGAKLLFAYGEATVPKVTVITRKAYGGAYDVMASKHLRGDFNYAWPTAEIAVMGAKGATEIIHRADLGDADKIAAHTKDYEGRFANPFVAAERGFIDEVIQPRSTRKRVSRAFASLRGKSLKNPWKKHDNIPL is encoded by the coding sequence ATGAAAGACATCCTTTCCGAGCTGGAAACCCGCCGCGAGGCCGCGCGGTTGGGGGGCGGGCAAAAGCGGATCGACGCCCAGCATGCCCGGGGCAAGCTGACGGCGCGCGAGCGGATCGAACTGCTGCTGGACGAAGACAGCTTCGAAGAGTTCGACATGTTCGTCAGCCACCGCTGCACCGATTTCGGGATGGAAAAACAACGACCTGCGGGCGATGGCGTGGTCACCGGCTGGGGCACGATCAATGGCCGCATGGTCTATGTGTTCAGTCAGGATTTCACCGTCTTCGGCGGCTCGCTGTCGGAAACCCACGCCCAGAAGATCTGCAAGATCATGGATATGGCGGTGCAGAACGGCGCCCCGGTGATCGGCATCAACGATTCGGGCGGCGCGCGGATCCAGGAAGGCGTCGCCTCGCTGGCCGGCTATGCCGAGGTGTTCCAGCGCAACATCATGGCGAGTGGAGTGGTGCCCCAGATCAGCGTGATCATGGGGCCCTGTGCCGGTGGCGCGGTTTATTCCCCGGCGATGACCGACTTCATCTTCATGGTCAAGGACACCTCCTACATGTTCGTGACCGGCCCGGATGTGGTGAAAACCGTCACCAACGAGGTGGTCACCGCCGAGGAACTGGGCGGTGCCTCGACCCATACCCGCAAGTCCTCGGTCGCCGACGGCGCCTTTGAGAACGATGTCGAGGCGCTGGCCGAGGTCCGCCGCCTGGTCGATTTCCTGCCGCTCAACAACCGTGAGAAGCCGCCCGTGCGCCCCTTCTTCGACGAGCCGGGCCGGATCGAGGCCAGCCTCGACACTTTGGTGCCGGAAAACGCCAACACGCCCTATGACATGAAAGAGCTGATCAACAAGATCGCGGACGAGGGTGATTTCTATGAAATCCAGGAGGATTTCGCCAAGAACATCATCACCGGCTTCATCCGGCTCGAAGGGCAGACCGTGGGCGTCGTGGCCAACCAGCCGATGATTCTGGCCGGCTGTCTGGACATCGACTCCAGCCGCAAGGCGGCACGCTTCGTGCGCTTCTGCGACTGTTTCGAAATCCCGATCCTGACGCTGGTCGATGTGCCGGGCTTCCTGCCGGGCACCAGCCAGGAGTATGGCGGTGTCATCAAGCATGGCGCCAAGCTGCTGTTCGCCTATGGCGAGGCGACCGTGCCAAAGGTCACCGTGATCACCCGCAAGGCCTATGGCGGCGCCTATGACGTGATGGCCTCCAAGCATCTGCGCGGCGATTTCAACTATGCCTGGCCGACCGCCGAGATCGCGGTGATGGGCGCCAAGGGCGCGACCGAGATCATCCACCGTGCCGATCTGGGCGATGCGGACAAGATCGCCGCCCATACCAAGGATTACGAGGGCCGGTTCGCCAACCCGTTTGTCGCCGCCGAACGCGGCTTCATCGACGAAGTGATCCAGCCGCGCAGCACCCGCAAACGCGTCAGCCGTGCCTTTGCCTCGCTGCGGGGCAAGTCGCTCAAGAACCCGTGGAAGAAGCACGACAACATTCCGCTCTGA